The following proteins are encoded in a genomic region of Triticum dicoccoides isolate Atlit2015 ecotype Zavitan chromosome 1B, WEW_v2.0, whole genome shotgun sequence:
- the LOC119339514 gene encoding peptide methionine sulfoxide reductase A4, chloroplastic-like, whose translation MPPLLTSPASLSSPLRLASRLGAAALRPTPSSSSRSRRFLAPTQTAAPGTTTSGGFAAMSWLGKLGLGGGGSPRASEASAALAQGPDEDKPAPGSEFAQFGAGCFWGVELVFQRVPGVTRTEVGYSQGAFHDPTYEDVCTGATGHNEVVRVQYDPAACKYDDLLETFWARHDPTTPNRQGGDVGTQYRSGIYYYTSEQEKAALESMEKQQKVQNRKIVTEILPAKRFYKAEEYHQQYLAKGGRFGFKQSTEKGCNDPIRCYG comes from the exons ATGCCTCCCCTCCTCACCTCacccgcctccctctcctcccccctccgCCTCGCCTCCCGCCTCGGCGCCGCCGCCCTCCGTCCCACCCCCTCCTCCTCGTCCCGCAGCCGTCGCTTCCTCGCCCCCACCCAAACCGCGGCGCCGGGAACCACCACCAGCGGCGGGTTCGCGGCTATGAGCTGGCTCGGGAAGCTGGGGCTGGGCGGCGGGGGAAGCCCGCGCGCGTCGGAGGCGTCCGCGGCGCTGGCGCAGGGGCCCGACGAGGACAAGCCGGCGCCCGGGAGCGAGTTCGCGCAGTTCGGGGCCGGCTGCTTCTGGGGCGTGGAGCTGGTGTTCCAGCGCGTGCCCGGGGTCACCCGCACCGAGGTCGGCTACAGCCAGGGCGCCTTCCACGACCCCACCTACGAGGACGTCTGCACCGGCGCCACCGGCCACAACGAGGTCGTTCGCGTCCAGTACGACCCCGCCGCCTGCAAGTACGACGACCTCCTCGAAACCTTCTGGGCGCGCCACGACCCGACCACGCCCAATCGCCAG GGGGGCGACGTCGGAACCCAGTACAGGTCAGGGATCTACTACTACACATCAGAGCAGGAGAAGGCGGCGCTCGAGTCTATGGAGAAGCAGCAGAAGGTTCAGAACCGGAAGATAGTCACTGAGATCCTCCCCGCGAAGAGGTTCTACAAGGCGGAGGAGTACCACCAGCAGTACCTTGCGAAGGGCGGTCGCTTTGGCTTCAAACAGTCCACGGAGAAGGGCTGCAACGACCCCATCCGCTGCTACGGATGA